In Arthrobacter sp. SLBN-112, a genomic segment contains:
- a CDS encoding C40 family peptidase, whose product MVLSGSGRKTAVLCAAVVLFASVATPAAAVPAPSAPLSVPASPDIPSPEDIAAAKASETATADQVTAIERILADASTAQQAAFAVAMQANNSYSEALVELQQRTQAASAASARASSAKEQLDKTRKQVGQLAGDLYRNGGLNPTLGTLAGGGDSLQQAATLEALSASRSRAFEAADAAATAYRSLTASADDATKAADDAAKTAEQRKSQAEEANAAQAKAVADAKAQRTILVDQLAQLRNTTVALESARVDALDRQREEARLAALSAAADKAAQDKAAQDKAAQDQAAAQNTPARDTTAQDAAPAPAAPAPAAPAPVAAQPPAAPVPAAPAPAAPAPAAPAPAPVPADPAPAPAPAPAPTPPSTGAGTYETAISVALGKVGAPYYYQWGGTGVYGFDCSGLVQNAFAAAGKYLPRTASQQYAAAPVHVPISQARRGDLLVWGSAPNFYHVAIYLGNGQVVQALNPQEGITVSSISSMVGMDLYPYAARY is encoded by the coding sequence GTCCGTTCCGGCGTCGCCGGACATCCCGTCGCCGGAGGACATTGCCGCGGCTAAAGCCAGCGAGACTGCGACGGCGGACCAGGTCACCGCGATCGAGCGCATCCTCGCGGACGCATCCACGGCCCAGCAGGCAGCCTTCGCGGTGGCGATGCAGGCAAACAACTCCTACAGCGAGGCGCTGGTGGAGCTGCAGCAACGGACCCAAGCCGCGTCCGCAGCCTCCGCCCGTGCCTCGTCCGCGAAGGAACAGCTGGACAAAACCCGGAAACAGGTGGGGCAACTCGCCGGCGACCTCTACCGCAACGGCGGCCTGAACCCGACGCTCGGAACCCTGGCCGGCGGCGGGGACAGCCTGCAGCAGGCCGCCACGCTCGAAGCCCTGTCCGCCAGCCGGAGCCGCGCTTTTGAAGCTGCCGACGCCGCGGCCACCGCGTACCGCTCCCTGACGGCATCCGCAGACGATGCCACCAAGGCCGCTGACGATGCTGCGAAAACCGCCGAACAGCGGAAGTCCCAGGCCGAAGAGGCCAACGCCGCGCAGGCCAAAGCCGTGGCCGACGCGAAGGCGCAGCGGACCATCCTGGTGGACCAACTGGCGCAGCTCCGCAACACCACCGTGGCGCTGGAATCGGCCCGGGTGGATGCTCTGGACCGGCAGCGTGAAGAAGCCCGGCTTGCGGCATTGTCTGCCGCTGCCGACAAGGCAGCGCAGGACAAAGCGGCACAGGATAAGGCGGCGCAGGACCAGGCCGCCGCGCAGAACACCCCGGCCCGGGACACGACGGCCCAAGACGCAGCGCCCGCTCCCGCCGCTCCGGCACCGGCTGCCCCGGCTCCGGTGGCCGCCCAGCCGCCCGCCGCTCCGGTACCGGCCGCACCCGCTCCCGCGGCCCCCGCCCCCGCTGCTCCTGCCCCGGCCCCTGTTCCGGCCGACCCCGCACCGGCCCCCGCGCCCGCCCCCGCCCCGACGCCCCCGTCAACCGGCGCAGGCACCTACGAGACAGCGATTTCCGTTGCCTTGGGGAAGGTCGGCGCGCCGTACTACTACCAGTGGGGTGGTACCGGGGTGTATGGCTTTGATTGCTCGGGGCTGGTGCAGAATGCCTTCGCCGCCGCCGGGAAGTACCTCCCGCGGACCGCGTCCCAGCAGTACGCTGCCGCCCCTGTCCACGTTCCGATCTCGCAGGCGCGCCGCGGCGATCTCCTGGTGTGGGGTTCGGCTCCGAACTTCTACCACGTGGCCATCTACCTCGGAAACGGCCAAGTGGTGCAGGCGCTCAATCCGCAGGAAGGCATCACCGTGTCCAGCATCAGCTCCATGGTGGGGATGGACCTCTACCCCTACGCTGCCCGCTACTGA